A genome region from Pseudomonas helmanticensis includes the following:
- a CDS encoding bacteriocin, with the protein MRLTLPALVLGLLVTQGAMAAGDGTAALGGGLGGALGNVLGQKMGGSTGAAVGAGVAGAAGSALTARKGSRTKAAIGGGVGAAGGSVIGNSLGGKTGATIGAGLGGAAGGAVGSNLAKGHKRH; encoded by the coding sequence ATGCGTTTAACTCTGCCTGCTCTGGTTCTGGGGCTTCTGGTGACTCAAGGTGCAATGGCTGCCGGTGATGGCACCGCCGCGCTGGGCGGTGGCCTGGGTGGCGCGCTGGGTAACGTGCTCGGTCAGAAAATGGGCGGCAGCACCGGTGCGGCAGTGGGTGCCGGTGTTGCGGGCGCGGCGGGCAGCGCACTGACGGCACGCAAGGGCAGCCGAACTAAAGCGGCCATCGGCGGCGGTGTCGGTGCAGCCGGTGGTTCGGTGATCGGCAACAGCCTCGGCGGCAAGACCGGCGCCACCATTGGTGCAGGCCTCGGCGGTGCCGCTGGCGGCGCAGTGGGCAGCAACCTGGCCAAAGGTCACAAGCGTCACTGA
- a CDS encoding YbjQ family protein codes for MIISTTQSIEGRQITAYLDIVSAESVQGVNVIRDMFAGMRDFFGGRSQTLERALKEARIQATDEIKERARALQADAVVGVDFEISMPAGKGGMVVVFATGTAVKLR; via the coding sequence ATGATCATCTCGACGACTCAATCCATTGAGGGGCGCCAGATCACCGCTTACCTGGACATTGTCAGTGCCGAGTCGGTGCAAGGGGTTAACGTGATCCGCGATATGTTCGCCGGCATGCGCGACTTTTTTGGTGGGCGTTCGCAGACGCTGGAGCGGGCGTTGAAGGAGGCGCGGATTCAGGCGACGGATGAAATCAAGGAGCGGGCGCGTGCGTTGCAGGCGGATGCGGTGGTCGGGGTGGATTTCGAGATCAGCATGCCCGCAGGCAAGGGCGGCATGGTTGTGGTGTTTGCTACCGGCACTGCGGTGAAGTTGCGCTAG
- a CDS encoding crotonase/enoyl-CoA hydratase family protein codes for MSELISYHLEDGIATLTLSNGKVNAISPDVIAAFNAALDQAVTDRAIVIITGQPGILSGGYDLKVMTAGPKEAVALVTAGSTLARRLLSHPFPVIVACPGHAVAKGAFLLLSADYRIGVDGPFSIGLNEVQIGMTMHHAGIELARDRLRRSAFHRSVINGEMFDPQSAVDAGFLDKVVAAEELQGAALAAARQLKKINMLAHKNTKLKVRKALLETLDNAIIQDQEHLG; via the coding sequence ATGAGTGAGTTGATTTCCTACCACCTCGAAGACGGTATCGCGACCCTGACCTTGAGCAACGGCAAGGTCAATGCCATTTCCCCGGACGTGATTGCGGCTTTCAATGCGGCGCTGGATCAGGCGGTGACTGATCGTGCCATCGTGATCATTACCGGTCAGCCGGGGATTCTGTCTGGCGGCTATGACCTGAAAGTGATGACCGCCGGCCCTAAAGAAGCCGTGGCGCTGGTGACCGCGGGGTCGACCCTGGCGCGTCGCCTGCTCTCTCACCCGTTCCCGGTAATTGTTGCTTGCCCGGGTCATGCTGTGGCCAAAGGTGCTTTCCTCCTACTGTCCGCCGATTACCGCATCGGCGTCGACGGCCCGTTCAGCATTGGTCTGAACGAAGTGCAGATCGGCATGACCATGCACCACGCCGGTATCGAGCTGGCGCGTGATCGTCTGCGCCGTTCGGCGTTCCACCGTTCGGTGATCAACGGCGAGATGTTTGATCCGCAGAGCGCTGTCGATGCCGGTTTCCTCGACAAGGTCGTGGCTGCCGAAGAGCTGCAAGGTGCCGCCCTCGCCGCTGCGCGTCAGCTAAAGAAGATCAACATGCTCGCGCACAAGAACACCAAGCTGAAGGTACGTAAAGCGCTGCTGGAAACCCTGGATAACGCGATCATCCAGGATCAGGAGCACTTGGGCTGA
- a CDS encoding 1-acylglycerol-3-phosphate O-acyltransferase has product MLFVFRMLLMGLHFILAGVLGVILGICRPFNPDNSRLCARLYALPAMCILRLRVKSDVSGLINKPDSCVIIANHQSNYDLFVFGNVVPRRTVCIGKKSLKWVPLFGQLFWLAGNVLIDRGNAHKARQSMLTTTNTLQNEETSIWVFPEGTRNLGEDLLPFKKGAFQMAIAAGVPIVPVCVSSYIKHMRLNRWRSGKILIRSLPAIPTAGLTMDDMPMLINQCREQMRECIESMDRQLQAA; this is encoded by the coding sequence ATGCTGTTCGTGTTTCGTATGTTATTGATGGGCCTGCACTTTATTCTGGCAGGAGTACTCGGGGTAATCCTCGGGATATGCCGCCCGTTCAATCCGGACAATAGCCGTCTGTGCGCTCGCCTCTACGCTTTGCCGGCCATGTGCATTCTGCGTCTGCGGGTCAAGTCCGACGTCAGTGGTTTGATCAACAAGCCAGACAGCTGCGTGATCATCGCTAACCATCAGTCCAACTACGATCTGTTTGTGTTCGGGAATGTGGTGCCGCGTCGCACTGTGTGTATCGGCAAGAAGAGCCTGAAATGGGTGCCGCTGTTCGGGCAGTTGTTCTGGCTCGCCGGCAATGTATTGATCGACCGTGGCAACGCGCACAAGGCGCGCCAGTCGATGCTCACCACCACCAACACCTTGCAGAACGAAGAGACCTCGATCTGGGTGTTCCCGGAAGGCACGCGCAACCTCGGCGAAGATTTGCTGCCGTTCAAGAAAGGCGCGTTCCAGATGGCGATTGCCGCCGGTGTGCCGATCGTTCCGGTGTGTGTCAGCAGCTACATCAAACACATGCGCCTGAATCGCTGGCGCAGCGGGAAAATCCTCATACGCTCGCTGCCGGCGATTCCTACAGCCGGATTGACCATGGATGACATGCCCATGCTGATCAATCAGTGCCGCGAGCAGATGCGCGAGTGCATCGAATCGATGGATCGGCAGCTCCAAGCTGCATGA
- a CDS encoding magnesium and cobalt transport protein CorA, which yields MGRVVAAAVYSAGKKVTNITLDEGAAWAAKTGHFVWIGLEEPSAQELSNLQRQFNLHELAIEDALEKHSRPKLETFGDALFIVTYSPIREHGILQFIETHIFAGKGYIITARNGHSASYAHVRQRCEARPLLLEHGEDFVLYALLDFVIENYQPVGEAIHAEIDELERNVLCSALNEHDIQRLHGLRRDVVRLRRYAAPMVEIGEELQKLSFPFIDKNMRPYFRDVQIHVTRQMEDLSTLADIASQTIEIGVLLEASRQSVVQRKFAAWAAILAFPTAVAGIYGMNFQNMPELSWHYGYFGVLGFIAVGCVSLWASFKKSGWL from the coding sequence ATGGGTCGAGTTGTTGCTGCTGCGGTGTACAGCGCGGGTAAGAAAGTCACCAATATCACCCTCGATGAAGGCGCAGCCTGGGCCGCGAAAACCGGCCACTTTGTCTGGATCGGCCTCGAAGAGCCGAGCGCGCAGGAACTGTCCAACCTGCAACGCCAGTTCAACCTGCACGAACTGGCCATCGAAGATGCCCTGGAAAAACACAGTCGACCGAAGCTGGAAACCTTTGGCGACGCTTTGTTTATCGTGACCTACTCGCCGATCCGCGAACATGGGATTCTGCAGTTCATCGAAACCCACATCTTCGCGGGCAAGGGCTACATCATTACCGCGCGTAACGGTCACTCGGCGTCCTACGCTCATGTCCGTCAACGCTGTGAGGCGCGTCCACTGCTGCTGGAACATGGCGAGGACTTCGTTCTCTATGCGCTGCTGGATTTCGTCATCGAGAACTACCAGCCGGTGGGCGAAGCGATCCATGCCGAGATCGATGAACTGGAGCGCAACGTCCTGTGCAGTGCCCTCAACGAGCATGACATCCAGCGGCTGCACGGTTTGCGTCGGGATGTCGTGCGCCTGCGCCGGTATGCCGCGCCGATGGTGGAGATCGGCGAGGAATTGCAGAAACTGAGTTTCCCGTTTATCGACAAGAACATGCGCCCGTACTTCCGTGATGTGCAGATTCACGTGACGCGGCAGATGGAAGACCTCAGCACGCTGGCCGACATTGCCAGTCAGACCATCGAGATCGGTGTGTTGCTGGAGGCGTCACGGCAGAGTGTGGTGCAGCGCAAGTTCGCGGCATGGGCAGCGATTCTGGCGTTTCCGACGGCGGTGGCGGGGATTTACGGGATGAACTTCCAGAACATGCCGGAACTCAGTTGGCACTACGGCTATTTCGGGGTGCTGGGGTTTATTGCGGTGGGGTGCGTGAGTTTGTGGGCGAGTTTCAAGAAGTCCGGGTGGTTGTAA
- a CDS encoding amidotransferase, producing the protein MSLRICILETDILRPELVDQYQGYGQMFQRLFSQQPIAAEFTVYNVMQGEYPNDELTFDAYLVTGSKADSFGTDPWIQTLKEYLLSRYERGDKLLGVCFGHQLLALLLGGKSERATQGWGVGTHNYKLAAKAPWMSPVREELTLLISHQDQVTALPENATVIASSDFCPFAAYHINDQVLCFQGHPEFIHDYSRALLDLRQEALGSQIYSKGVASLEQEHHGATVAEWMMRFVAQKPEAA; encoded by the coding sequence ATGTCGCTACGCATCTGCATTCTGGAAACCGACATCCTGCGTCCGGAACTGGTCGATCAATATCAGGGTTACGGGCAGATGTTTCAGCGCCTGTTCTCGCAGCAACCGATTGCCGCCGAGTTCACCGTGTACAACGTGATGCAGGGCGAATACCCGAACGATGAGCTGACTTTCGACGCGTACCTGGTCACCGGCAGCAAGGCCGATTCGTTCGGCACTGATCCGTGGATCCAGACCCTCAAGGAATATCTGCTCAGCCGTTACGAGCGTGGCGACAAACTGCTCGGCGTTTGTTTCGGCCATCAACTGCTGGCATTGCTGCTCGGCGGCAAGAGCGAGCGTGCGACACAGGGCTGGGGCGTCGGCACCCACAACTACAAACTCGCGGCCAAGGCGCCGTGGATGAGCCCGGTGCGTGAAGAGCTGACGTTGCTGATCAGCCATCAGGATCAGGTGACTGCGCTGCCGGAAAACGCCACGGTGATTGCTTCCAGCGATTTCTGCCCGTTTGCCGCTTACCACATCAATGATCAGGTGCTGTGCTTCCAGGGCCATCCGGAATTCATCCACGATTATTCGCGGGCGCTGCTGGATCTGCGTCAGGAAGCGCTGGGTTCGCAGATTTACAGCAAGGGCGTGGCCAGTCTGGAGCAGGAGCACCATGGTGCAACGGTTGCGGAGTGGATGATGCGGTTTGTGGCGCAAAAGCCTGAGGCTGCTTGA
- a CDS encoding 3-hydroxyacyl-CoA dehydrogenase NAD-binding domain-containing protein: MSEAIRYEKGQDGIVVLTIDMPGQSANTMNAVYREAMAACVARLLAEKDSIAGVIITSAKKTFFAGGDLNELIKVGKPEAKAFYDMVLTLKGQLRTLETLGKPVVAAINGAALGGGWEICLACHHRVAVDDASVQLGLPEVTLGLLPGGGGVVRMVRMLGIEKALPYLLEGKKVRSQQALQAGLIDDLAADRDELLAKARAWIVANPAAVQRWDVKGYQLPGGTSSNPKVAQMLAIAPSILRSKTQGTMPAPEKILCAAVEGAQVDFDTAHLIETRYFTELTTGQISKNLIGTFWFQLNEINAGGSRPQGFAPYVTRKVGVLGAGMMGAGIAFVSASAGIDVVLKDVNLAAAEKGKAHSAALLDKKVARGQMTVSQRETVLARITPSEADADLAGCDLIIEAVFEDRELKAKVSVAAQQVVGADAVIASNTSTLPITGLASAVPDQSKFIGLHFFSPVEKMPLVEIIKGAKTSDETLARGFDFVLQIKKTPIVVNDSRGFFTSRVFGTFTNEGIAMLGEGVSAPMIETEARKAGMPVGPLAISDEVSLSLMSHIRKQTAKDLQAEGKPLIEHPAFAVIDLLLNEYKRPGKAAGGGFYEYPAAGQKHLWPELKTRFEKADGQISPKDVRDRLLFVQAIETVRCVEEGVLTSTADANVGSIFGIGFAAWTGGALQFINQYGVKDFVARAQYLAEQYGERFAPPALLLDKAAKGEMF, from the coding sequence ATGAGCGAAGCCATTCGTTACGAAAAAGGCCAGGACGGCATCGTCGTGCTGACCATCGACATGCCGGGCCAGAGCGCCAACACCATGAACGCCGTGTACCGCGAGGCCATGGCCGCGTGCGTCGCCCGGCTGCTGGCGGAAAAAGACAGCATTGCCGGCGTGATCATCACGTCAGCGAAGAAAACCTTCTTTGCCGGCGGCGACCTCAATGAGCTGATCAAGGTCGGAAAGCCTGAAGCCAAAGCCTTCTACGACATGGTGCTGACCCTCAAAGGGCAATTGCGCACCCTGGAAACCCTCGGCAAACCGGTGGTCGCAGCGATCAACGGCGCGGCGCTGGGCGGTGGCTGGGAAATCTGTCTGGCCTGTCATCACCGCGTGGCGGTGGACGATGCGTCGGTGCAACTCGGTCTGCCGGAAGTGACCCTCGGCCTGCTGCCGGGCGGCGGCGGGGTGGTGCGCATGGTGCGCATGCTCGGTATCGAAAAAGCGTTGCCGTATCTGCTCGAAGGCAAGAAAGTCCGATCGCAGCAGGCGTTGCAGGCCGGTCTTATCGACGACCTGGCGGCGGATCGTGATGAACTGCTGGCCAAGGCGCGCGCCTGGATCGTTGCCAATCCGGCAGCGGTGCAGCGTTGGGACGTGAAGGGCTATCAGCTTCCTGGCGGCACGTCGTCGAACCCGAAAGTCGCGCAAATGCTGGCGATTGCGCCGTCGATCCTGCGTAGCAAGACCCAAGGCACGATGCCCGCGCCGGAGAAGATTCTGTGTGCGGCGGTTGAGGGCGCTCAGGTCGATTTCGACACCGCGCACTTGATTGAAACGCGCTATTTCACCGAACTGACCACCGGGCAGATTTCGAAAAACCTGATCGGTACGTTCTGGTTCCAGCTCAACGAGATCAATGCCGGCGGATCGCGGCCGCAGGGCTTCGCGCCCTATGTCACGCGCAAGGTTGGCGTGCTCGGTGCCGGGATGATGGGTGCCGGGATTGCTTTCGTCAGTGCTTCGGCGGGTATTGACGTGGTGCTCAAGGACGTCAATCTCGCGGCCGCCGAGAAGGGCAAGGCGCATTCGGCGGCGTTGCTCGACAAGAAAGTTGCCCGTGGGCAGATGACAGTCTCACAGCGTGAGACTGTGCTGGCGCGGATCACCCCATCCGAGGCCGATGCGGATCTGGCCGGTTGCGACCTGATCATCGAAGCGGTGTTCGAGGATCGCGAGCTCAAGGCCAAGGTGTCTGTGGCCGCGCAGCAGGTGGTGGGCGCCGACGCGGTCATTGCTTCCAATACATCGACCCTGCCGATCACCGGTCTGGCGAGCGCCGTACCCGATCAAAGCAAATTCATCGGCCTGCATTTTTTCAGCCCGGTGGAGAAAATGCCGCTGGTGGAAATCATCAAAGGTGCGAAAACCAGCGATGAAACCCTCGCTCGCGGCTTCGATTTCGTCCTGCAAATCAAGAAGACCCCGATTGTGGTCAACGACAGTCGCGGCTTCTTTACCTCACGCGTATTCGGCACCTTCACCAATGAAGGCATTGCCATGCTCGGTGAAGGCGTCAGTGCACCGATGATCGAGACTGAAGCGCGCAAGGCCGGGATGCCGGTCGGGCCTCTGGCGATCTCTGACGAAGTTTCTCTCAGCCTGATGAGCCATATCCGCAAGCAAACGGCCAAAGACCTACAGGCCGAAGGGAAACCGCTGATTGAGCACCCGGCGTTCGCCGTGATTGACTTGCTGCTCAACGAATACAAGCGTCCGGGCAAGGCCGCTGGCGGTGGTTTTTATGAATACCCGGCTGCTGGCCAGAAGCATCTGTGGCCAGAACTGAAGACGCGCTTCGAGAAGGCCGACGGGCAGATCTCACCGAAGGATGTGCGTGATCGTTTGCTGTTCGTGCAGGCTATCGAAACCGTGCGCTGTGTGGAGGAGGGCGTGCTGACGTCGACGGCGGACGCCAACGTCGGCTCGATCTTCGGCATTGGTTTCGCCGCGTGGACCGGTGGTGCGCTGCAGTTCATCAATCAGTACGGCGTAAAGGATTTTGTGGCCCGCGCGCAATATCTCGCCGAACAGTATGGCGAGCGCTTTGCGCCGCCAGCATTGCTGCTGGATAAAGCGGCAAAAGGTGAAATGTTCTAG
- a CDS encoding acetyl-CoA C-acetyltransferase, with translation MTQALIFDALRTPRGKGKADGALHSVKPVNLVAGLLSALQTRTALDTSQVDDVVLGCVTPIGDQGSDIAKTAVQVADWDVSVAGVQINRFCASGLEAVNLGAMKVRSGFEDLVVVGGVESMSRVPMGSDGGAWALDPQTNLHSHFTPQGVGADLIATLEGFSREDVDAYALYSQQKAARARADGSFNKSLVPVQDQNGIILLDHDEFIRAESTLEGLGKLKPSFEMIGQMGFDATALRVYSHVERINHVHTPGNSSGIVDGAALMLIGSEAKGRALGLQPRARIVATAVTSTDPTIMLTGPAPATRKALAKAGLRVEDIDLFEVNEAFASVVLKFIKDMAVDPAKVNVNGGSIAMGHPLGATGCAILGTLLDELEARRLRFGLATLCVGGGMGIATIIERL, from the coding sequence ATGACCCAAGCTTTGATTTTCGACGCGTTACGCACGCCCCGTGGCAAAGGCAAAGCGGATGGCGCCTTGCACAGCGTCAAACCGGTGAATCTGGTCGCCGGCCTGCTGAGCGCTCTGCAAACGCGCACCGCGCTGGACACCAGCCAGGTTGATGACGTGGTCCTCGGCTGCGTCACGCCGATTGGCGATCAGGGCTCCGACATCGCCAAAACCGCGGTGCAAGTGGCCGATTGGGATGTCAGCGTCGCGGGCGTGCAGATCAACCGCTTCTGCGCTTCGGGTCTGGAGGCGGTGAACCTCGGCGCGATGAAAGTGCGCTCCGGTTTTGAAGACCTGGTGGTGGTCGGTGGCGTCGAGTCGATGTCGCGGGTGCCGATGGGCAGCGATGGCGGCGCCTGGGCGCTGGACCCGCAGACCAACCTGCACAGCCACTTCACCCCGCAGGGCGTCGGTGCGGACTTGATCGCCACGCTCGAAGGCTTCAGCCGCGAGGACGTCGATGCCTACGCCCTGTATTCGCAACAGAAAGCGGCACGGGCGCGGGCCGATGGTTCGTTCAACAAATCGCTGGTGCCGGTGCAGGATCAGAACGGCATCATCCTGCTCGATCACGATGAGTTCATTCGCGCCGAATCGACGCTGGAAGGCCTGGGCAAGCTCAAGCCGAGTTTCGAAATGATCGGCCAGATGGGCTTCGACGCGACCGCGCTGCGGGTCTACAGCCATGTCGAACGAATCAACCACGTGCACACGCCGGGCAACAGTTCCGGGATCGTCGACGGTGCCGCGCTGATGCTCATCGGCTCCGAAGCCAAGGGCCGCGCACTGGGCCTGCAACCACGGGCGCGGATTGTCGCCACGGCGGTGACCAGCACCGATCCGACCATCATGCTTACCGGCCCTGCTCCGGCGACGCGCAAAGCGCTGGCCAAGGCCGGACTGCGCGTGGAGGACATCGACCTGTTCGAGGTCAACGAAGCGTTTGCTTCAGTGGTGCTGAAGTTCATCAAGGACATGGCCGTCGATCCGGCCAAGGTCAACGTCAACGGTGGCTCCATCGCCATGGGCCATCCGCTGGGCGCCACCGGGTGCGCGATCCTCGGCACCCTGCTCGATGAACTGGAAGCGCGGCGTCTGCGCTTTGGCCTGGCGACGCTCTGTGTCGGCGGCGGCATGGGCATTGCCACCATCATCGAACGCCTCTGA
- a CDS encoding c-type cytochrome has translation MDGDHLKALIVFGAMLLSMPLSAAQLDLQLGENSRTWQTEELLKHPQVQTLTIKNDVSYKKDMTYRAVPVAALLTGIKPEDHLQAVALDGFAAELAAAPLLNRQGARAWLAIEDPAQPWPPLSEGKHSAGPFYLVWTDPQAGNISPEQWPFEVASIKRMAPVAERFPALLPDPALRKDDPVNLGFALFQKNCLACHRLNGAGDAQFGPDLNIPYNPTEYFGVDFLKRYIRDPQSLRQWPQAKMPGFSADVLPDGDLEMLVGYLKHMAGRKVKP, from the coding sequence ATGGACGGCGATCATTTGAAAGCGCTCATTGTGTTCGGGGCCATGCTGCTGAGCATGCCCTTGTCTGCCGCGCAGTTGGACTTGCAACTGGGTGAGAACAGTCGCACCTGGCAGACCGAGGAGTTGCTCAAGCATCCTCAGGTGCAAACCCTGACGATTAAAAACGACGTGTCCTACAAGAAGGACATGACCTATCGCGCCGTGCCCGTGGCCGCGCTTCTCACCGGCATCAAGCCGGAAGATCACCTGCAAGCCGTGGCGCTGGACGGGTTCGCTGCGGAACTGGCCGCAGCGCCGCTGCTCAACCGCCAAGGCGCGCGAGCCTGGCTGGCAATCGAAGACCCGGCCCAACCGTGGCCGCCGTTGTCGGAAGGCAAGCACAGCGCCGGGCCGTTCTATCTGGTGTGGACGGATCCGCAGGCCGGCAATATCAGCCCGGAACAGTGGCCGTTCGAAGTGGCGAGCATCAAGCGCATGGCGCCGGTGGCGGAGCGGTTCCCTGCCCTGCTGCCTGATCCGGCGTTGAGGAAAGATGATCCGGTGAATCTGGGGTTTGCGTTGTTTCAGAAGAATTGCCTGGCGTGTCACCGATTGAACGGTGCCGGGGATGCGCAGTTCGGGCCGGATCTGAATATTCCGTATAACCCGACCGAGTATTTCGGCGTGGACTTCCTGAAGCGCTACATTCGTGATCCGCAGAGTTTGCGCCAGTGGCCGCAGGCGAAGATGCCGGGGTTTTCGGCGGATGTGTTGCCGGATGGGGATCTGGAAATGTTGGTCGGGTATCTGAAGCACATGGCCGGACGCAAGGTTAAACCCTGA
- a CDS encoding transglutaminase family protein — MRLSISHETTYHYEDKVRASIQYLRLTPHDSERQHVLSWQLDLPRPVRAQLDPFGNILHVLTMDEPHEAIIIGARGQVDIDELREAEHESQSALPFLRFTRLTEADEALRAFAEKSCKQRRDRTALIDLMHGLNQHMTYTPGSTEVDTSAAEAFAGRAGVCQDHTHAFLACARSLGVPSRYVSGYLYSEDCEHLASHAWAEAWLDDAWYSFDVTNELARPERHLKLAVGLDYLDACPVRGMRRGGGCEQMHAKVFVSPTPIISVQQQ, encoded by the coding sequence ATGAGACTTTCCATTAGCCACGAGACCACTTATCACTACGAAGATAAGGTGCGGGCGAGCATCCAGTACCTGCGACTGACACCCCACGACAGCGAGCGCCAGCATGTGCTGAGCTGGCAGCTCGACCTGCCACGGCCGGTGCGTGCGCAGCTCGATCCGTTCGGCAACATCCTGCACGTGCTGACCATGGACGAGCCGCACGAGGCGATCATCATTGGCGCGCGGGGGCAGGTCGATATCGATGAGTTGCGCGAGGCCGAACACGAAAGCCAGTCGGCGCTGCCGTTTCTGCGCTTTACCCGCTTGACCGAGGCGGATGAGGCCCTGCGCGCATTTGCGGAAAAATCCTGCAAGCAACGGCGCGATCGCACCGCGCTGATCGATCTGATGCACGGCCTGAACCAGCACATGACCTACACGCCGGGTTCGACCGAAGTCGACACCAGCGCCGCCGAAGCCTTCGCCGGGCGTGCCGGGGTTTGTCAGGATCACACCCATGCGTTTCTGGCCTGTGCGCGCAGTCTGGGTGTGCCGTCGCGTTACGTTTCGGGATATTTGTACAGCGAGGATTGTGAACACCTGGCCAGTCATGCCTGGGCGGAAGCCTGGCTGGATGACGCCTGGTACAGCTTCGATGTGACCAACGAACTGGCGCGGCCGGAGCGGCATCTTAAGCTGGCGGTGGGTCTGGACTATCTCGATGCCTGCCCGGTGCGCGGCATGCGCCGAGGCGGCGGATGCGAGCAGATGCACGCGAAGGTGTTCGTCTCGCCGACCCCGATCATCTCCGTCCAGCAACAGTAA
- a CDS encoding alpha-E domain-containing protein, with protein sequence MLSRTASDLYWMSRYLERAENLARMLDVSYSLSLMPQDGRGDGLHELAMPLLITGTLEDYLERHGALHAERLLHFFALDAANPASIYSCLGAARASAHAVRGRITADMWENINSTWLEIRGIAEQGLSRYGMSRFCEWIKERSHLFRGASYGTIMRNDAFRFIRLGTFIERADNTLRLLDARYEMAGDQAEAVSDGTAHAYYQWSALLRALSSFEAYTEIYRDAPGARHVAELLLLRADVPRSLRACTEEIDQILAQLPGANGRPAQRLAAEMDARLRYTGINEILEEGLHAWLTEFIPLVRQLGNAIHSSYLEAA encoded by the coding sequence ATGTTAAGTAGAACTGCCTCGGATCTGTATTGGATGTCGCGTTACCTGGAGCGGGCGGAAAACCTCGCACGGATGCTCGACGTCAGTTATTCGCTGTCGCTGATGCCGCAGGACGGTCGCGGCGATGGTCTGCACGAACTGGCCATGCCGTTGCTGATCACCGGCACCCTTGAGGATTATCTGGAGCGTCATGGCGCGTTGCATGCCGAACGCCTGCTGCACTTTTTTGCCCTCGATGCGGCCAATCCGGCGAGCATCTACAGCTGCCTCGGCGCGGCACGGGCGAGTGCTCATGCGGTGCGTGGACGTATCACGGCGGACATGTGGGAGAACATCAACTCGACGTGGCTGGAAATTCGCGGGATCGCCGAACAAGGTCTCAGTCGCTATGGCATGAGCCGTTTCTGCGAATGGATCAAGGAGCGTTCGCACCTGTTTCGTGGCGCCTCTTACGGCACGATCATGCGAAACGATGCGTTCCGTTTCATTCGTCTCGGCACCTTTATCGAGCGTGCGGACAACACTTTAAGACTGCTCGATGCACGCTACGAAATGGCCGGCGATCAGGCCGAAGCGGTCAGCGACGGCACGGCCCACGCGTATTACCAGTGGAGCGCGTTGCTGCGCGCCTTGTCGTCGTTCGAGGCCTACACCGAAATCTATCGCGACGCGCCCGGCGCCCGGCACGTCGCCGAGTTGTTGCTGTTGCGCGCCGATGTGCCGCGTTCGCTGAGGGCCTGCACCGAAGAGATCGACCAGATTCTCGCGCAGTTGCCCGGCGCCAACGGTCGCCCCGCGCAACGTCTGGCCGCCGAAATGGACGCGCGCCTGCGCTACACCGGCATCAACGAAATCCTCGAGGAAGGCCTGCACGCCTGGCTGACCGAATTCATCCCGCTGGTGCGCCAGTTGGGTAACGCCATTCACAGTTCCTACCTGGAGGCTGCATGA